Within bacterium, the genomic segment ATCCGCAAAAGAGAACTGAAAAAGCTTTTTCGCTTTACGGCAGAGGCGTTTGATTTAACAACGCCGGAGCTTTCCCGCCTGTCCTGCGACGAGCTGTTGTCCGCCTACGCCGCATTCACCCGCTCGGCCGCCGATCAATTGCATTCCAGTCCATCGGCGGTCGACGGCGTACAGCAACGCCTGTTTCAACAGGCGTATGCCTATGGCGGCCAGTGGCGGATGAGATTCAGGTTGAGCAGTATGAACGAAGCCATGCGTGCAGCCAGAGTGCTGTATCGCGCCATGGGGATCGATTTTCGCGGCGTCGGCGACGGCTTGATTGAAATCCGACGGTGTTTCTTTAGCGCCTATTATACCTCAGCCACCTGTCGGATTTTATCCGCTCTCGATGCCGGCATCGTGGCCGGCCTGGCTCAAGCCGGCGGACTGGACTTTTCACAACGTATTACCGAAGGAGCAGACATGTGCCTGGCGCGTTGCAGTGTAAGAGAATCGGAACGATGAGAACGGCGGTCGTGGTGGGCAGCGGCGCCGGCGGCGCTGCGGCAGCCCGGGAACTGCAGGGCTCGTTCGCTGTCACCGTATTGGAAGCGGGAAAAGAGTTTCAGCCTCTTTCTTTGAATCTCTCTTGGGTGGATCAGCTCAAGCGGGCCGGTTTGCTGTGGGATGAACGCGGAATCCAATTGCTGTTGCCTGCCATGAGAATCCGCAATACAGCGGATCGCATGGTGATGGTGAATGGGACCGGCACCGGTGGAACCACGACGTTGGCGACAGGCAACGGAATACGAAGAGACCATGATCTGAAAACTTGTGGCGTCGATCTGAATGCCGAGTTCGCCGAGTTGGCGGCAGAGATCCCTGTCACCATGGATCACCGCTTTCTCTGGAGCCGAGCGAGCAGGCGGTTGTTTGATCTCTGCCTTGAGATGGGCCTTCATCCGGCGCCGTTGGCCAAAATGGGTGATTACAGCCGTTGTGTGCGCTGCGGCCGTTGCGTGCTGGGCTGTCGCCATGCTGCAAAATGGGACAGCCGGCATTTTTTGCGCAGCGCGGAAGAAAAAGGCGCGCGTCTGTTCACCGCCTGCCGGGTGGAGAAAATAGTGATTCGCAACAACAGGGCGACAGGTGTCCTGGTCCGGAAAAAACTGCGCACAGAGTTCATCCCAGCTGATCTGGTGGTCGTGGCGGCCGGAGGATTCGGCACGCCGGTGATTCTGGAGAACTCGGGCATCCCCTGTGAACCCCGGCTGTTCGTGGATCCGGTCCTGTGCGTGGCGGTCCATTGGGAAAAAGCGGGTCAGAACAAAGAGATCTCCATGCCCTTTGTCGTGGAAAGGGATGGATTCATCCTCGCTCCCTACTTTGATTATCTCAGTTATTTTTTTAACCGCAATTGGAAACCGCCTGCGCAGGACACCTGCGTCCTGATGATCAAGTTGGCGGACTCGGCCTGCGGTCTGGTTCGCAACGGACGGATTGAAAAGAGGTTGACCGATCAAGATTGGGCTCGCTTGAAACAGGGCGTCGATCTATGCAAAGAGATCTACGCCCGGCTCGGGCTGAGTAGGGAGAAAAGCTGGTTGGGGACGGTGAACGCAGGCCATCCGGGCGGAATGCTGCCGCTGACTGCGGCGGAGGCGGCTACACTGCACTCCGGGCGGCTGCCGGAGAATGTATATGTCGCTGATGCGACGCTTTTTCCCAAATCCCTGGGATATCCTCCGATTTTGACCATTATGGCCTTGGCGAAAAAAATCGCCAAGATCTGTGCGCAAAGCTGAGAGGCAGGGGGTGCATCCCCTGCGGTTACGCTAGTATGGGGATGGAGCAGAAGGGTAAAGGGTCTCAGCCCAGCGATACACCCTGGTTTGCAGAATCTCCGGACATGATCCGCCTAATGCGCCGCCGATCATGGAACCTTGACAAAAGACCACCACATCGCCCTCAGAGCTGTGCAGCGCCAGGCGAAGATCTCCTCCCGCTGCTTTTACATCCTGCGGATCTTTCTGTTGCAGCAAAAAATCAGAGTATTTTGCGAAAGCGCTCCTTGCCTCCAGAGTGTCTGAAAAGGGGATGAGAAAGAGCTGAAAATTGCCGCAGGCGTCGTTGCGGTAATCGCGGCGATATCCATTCTGGAAATAGCTTTGGCCGTAAAAATCGCTGGGAACATAACGGTCCGAGTAAAGCACCGCATCCTGCTGCGGAAAAAGAGCCAATATTTCCGGCGCCGTAAAATGCCCTTGGATCCGCTCTGCGATGAATTGAGCCATCTCTGCCAGCACCGACCCCATCTCCCGGTCGAGGGTGAAACTGGTGAGCTTGACATAGTAGGGACCTTTGTAAAAATTGAGCACATTGGCGCTGTGATACCCCTCCACGCCGATGGCGATCGCCGGTTCCGACGGCGATCGCTCGGCTGCATACATGCCAAAGGCGTGCAACGGACTGGCCATGGTGTAGACCTCCACCGTCACCCCGTTCGAGTCGACGCCGACGGCGTAATCGGTGGTCAGTACCATTTGAAATCCATACTGCAAATACAGGTCTGCTGCTCCGTTGATATAC encodes:
- a CDS encoding GMC family oxidoreductase, encoding MRTAVVVGSGAGGAAAARELQGSFAVTVLEAGKEFQPLSLNLSWVDQLKRAGLLWDERGIQLLLPAMRIRNTADRMVMVNGTGTGGTTTLATGNGIRRDHDLKTCGVDLNAEFAELAAEIPVTMDHRFLWSRASRRLFDLCLEMGLHPAPLAKMGDYSRCVRCGRCVLGCRHAAKWDSRHFLRSAEEKGARLFTACRVEKIVIRNNRATGVLVRKKLRTEFIPADLVVVAAGGFGTPVILENSGIPCEPRLFVDPVLCVAVHWEKAGQNKEISMPFVVERDGFILAPYFDYLSYFFNRNWKPPAQDTCVLMIKLADSACGLVRNGRIEKRLTDQDWARLKQGVDLCKEIYARLGLSREKSWLGTVNAGHPGGMLPLTAAEAATLHSGRLPENVYVADATLFPKSLGYPPILTIMALAKKIAKICAQS